The Chryseobacterium sp. G0186 genome includes the window TATAAGCAATTTCACTCAGTGTGTAATGTTGTGCGTCTATCAATTCAATACTTTTTAGAATTCTGGTTAGCTGAAGGTATTTCTGCAGAGTAATCCCTGTTTCACTTTTGAAAATTCTTTGCAGGCTTCTCACAGACATCTTTGCTTTTTCAGCCAAGGAATCAATATCCAGATTGTATTTAAAGTTTGCATTAATCTCATGGCAAACAGGAATCAGTCTTGTATCTCCGGGAACAGGGATTTCCAGACCGTTGCTTTCTTTATAAAAATTGGGAAGACTTTTTAAAATAGCGCTGAAAAAAATATCCTGTTCTTCATTTTTCACTAATGACTGGTTCCATTTTGAAGCATACAAAAGCATTTCTTTCAGAACAGGGGGAGCCGTAAAAACCTGAACATTCTGATAAAATTCTTCCTCAAAGACTGATTTAAATAAAAATACCATCAGATTCACCGTTTTGGCTTCAGAAGTAATCTTATGGGCTTTCCCAGACGGAACCCAGATGACATGATGCTGAGGAACAAGGTAGATTTTCTGATCAATATGAAAATACTGATATCCGTCTTCTACGAAAGTAAGTTGTGCGCGGTTGTGAACATGCTCGTAGTCATCATGTTTCCAGTCTTTTTCGCACCATACATAAGCTTCCTTTTCGATGGTGTCTACAAACTGGCTCTCTGTTTTTTCAACCAATCCACATTTCATGTTGTCGTTTTGTATATATTTTTTGGCAAATTTAATAAAAACGCCAATACTAATTTTGTATCATTAATTTATATCCTATTCAGAATGAAAAAACTATGTTCTTTTTTTATTTTAATTTTACTGTTAAACACCACACACATTATGGCACAGAATAAAGCTAAAGTATTGGTTCTTATCCATTCAGATAATGGCGGAACCTACGAATTGGCAAAAGATATAGCCAAAGGAATTGAAAGTGAAAACAATGCTGTTTCCACCATTAAATTAGTTAAAGCATCACAAAATCCAACGTTGAAAGGTCTTCCGGTTGCTACAGTGGATGAACTTACAGCGTATGATGGAATTGCCTTTGGTTCTCCGGTATATTTCGGAAATATAAGTACGGGAATGAGCGAATTTTTATCTAAAACAGTACAACTTTGGACGAATCACGGGCTAGAAGGAATTCCTGCAACGGTTTTTATGTCTGCAGGAAGCGGAGCGGGAAAGGAACTGGCGCTTCAGGCATTCTGGAACAGTCTTGCAGTACACGGAATGGTTTTAGTATCCAATGGAATTCGTGGGAATGAGGAGCTTAATAAAGCTATTCCACAGGGAAACAGCGTATTGGGAATTACCAGTATGGCTTCTCTAAAGGATGTTGAACGACCTACGAAAGGAGAACACCATCTGGCTGAACTTCAAGGGAAAAATTTTGCAAAGGTGGCCTTGGCTTTAAAGGGTACCCGTCCTCAAAAAAATATATCCATCGTTGAAAACCATCAGAATTTCAATGAGGTATTAAAACAAAAAAATATTATCCTTCCTCAGGTTCCTAAACCTGCCGGAAATTATCAGCCGTTTGTAAGATCCGGAAACCTTGTATTTATCAATCAGGTAGCGCTGAAAGACGGAAAAATTTTCAATGCCGGAAAATTGGGTGCAGAGGTCAATGAACAGCAGGTAAAGGATGCCACAAAAGTGACGATGCTGAATGTATTATCTGTTCTGAATGAAGCAGTTGGCGGAGATTTAGGAAAAGTGAAAAGATGTGTACAACTTACCGGAATCTTTAATACCAAAGATGATTATACAAAACATGCTGACCTGATGAATGTTGCTTCAGATCTGGCTGTTGAAGTCTTTGGTGAGAAAGGAAAACATGCGAGAGCTACTTTTGGAGCCTCATCTATTCCGGTTAATTCTTCCGTTGAAATACAGGCTATTTTTGAAGTGGAATAGATGCTTGTGAATTTTAAGGCAAAAAATATGATTTAAGTCTCTCGCAGATTGAACAGATTCCGCAGATGTTGATGTTTTACACTAATCTGCTTAATCCGCCAGATCTGCGAGAGATAAATAATTTTCTATCTTACAAAATAGACAGCATACAATTTTATCAAAGATAAAATCCTTGCGCCTTACAGCATAAAGCGGGTAAAAACTCCTTGCGTATTTGCGTTTCTAACAAATTAATTCAACACAAACTTATTCAGACAGCTTAGCCAATACTTCGGAAATGATTGTAATACTTTGCTCCAGCTGGTCTTCCTGAAGAGATCCATAGCTCAGCCTGAAACCATTTACATAATCCCGGCTGTACTGCTTCGGATGGATAATTTTGATATTCTTTTCCAGCAATGATGCTGTTACTTCATCCCAATCCAGTACTGCTTTGGGTACAATCCAGAATGCCAATCCGCCCTCAGGCAGTGTAAAATCGGCAATATCTTTCATATGTTCTTTTAAAAGGCGATATACAAAATCTCTCTTGTGTTTGTAATGGACTGTAGCTTTTTTAATATGTTTTTTTACTGCGCCTTCCTTGATTAACTGCAAGACGGCTTGTTCCATAATGACATCTCCATGCACATCAATAATCTTTCTTAAACTTCCAATTTTATTGAGAAGATCCTGATTTTTAGTGGCCAGATAACCAATTCTTAACGCCGGCGCCACCACTTTACTCAATGTTCCTACATAAACATAATGATCGAGTTCCGGAAAGCTGGAAAGGGGTAAAATAGGACGATACCCGAAATGAAATTCATTATCATAATCATCCTCAATAATAGTGATATGGTGCTTGTTAGAAAGTTCGATTAGCCTCAGTCTCCTGGATAGGCTTAAAGTAACTGTTGTTGGATATTGCCGATGGGGGGTAATGTAGATTGCCTTTATGTTTTTATGTTGAATTAAAAGTTTTTCAATCATTTCAATATTAATTCCTTCCTTATCTACAGGCATGGGAAGTAGAGTGGCTCCAGTATATTCAAAAGCCTGCCATGCCGGCTGATAGCCCGGATCTTCTACAATGACACAGTCTCCGGATTGTAAAAGACTTTGAGCAGTCAGAAACATTCCCATCTGGCTTCCCCGGGTAATGGATATTTCATTTTCCTGAATCTGCATTCCGCGCTGATGGTTCAGCATTTGAGAAATCATTTTCCGGAATTCAATATCTCCGTGTTCATTCCCATAGCCCATCATCTGCCATTTTGCCTTTATACTGAAGATCTGCCTGTACGCCCTTGCCAATTCTGTAACAGGTGCAATTTTACTGTCCGGATGACCATCATCAAAATTAATGATCATTCCATTGCCGGCCATTGGCTGATCCAGAGCATCTGAGATTCTGTGAATCCCTTTTGAATGAAGCATAGGAATTTTATCAGACACAAAAATTCCTTTCCTTTCCTTGGAAATCACCCATTCTTCATTGATCAAAACCTGGTAGGCTTCTACAACTGTATTTCTGTTGATTTTCAGCATTACAGCCATATTCCGGCTGCCGGGAAGAGCATCTCCCGGTTTTAATCTTCCTGAACGAATGTCAGTAATAATGGTATCTGCGATCTGTAAATAAACAGCTTTGCCAAGCTTTTTATCAATTTCAAATTCTAATTTCCAAGGTCGAAGCATCTGGACTATTTGTTTATGTGAAAACTGAGTTAGTTGAATGGTCCAAATATAGAATAATTTTGTCATGCAATAAAGCACAAACCATTAAATTTTAAAATCATGGACAAGAAACAATTTAGTTCAAAAGACTTTCACAAAACTTATGCAAGACCAGAGTTTGTAAAGCCCACACATTTAATCCATAAAAATGTAGAAAATGCAGGGGAACACAATCAATTTTCAACGGAAAGAAAACATCCTGTATTCTTTGTTGATCTTCCCAGTAAAAATGTAAGTATGACCATTGGTGGGCTACTTCCTGCACAACAGACCAACAGACACCGTCATACCTACGAAACGGTATTATTTGTTTTAGAAGGAAAAGGCTGGACAGAAGTAGAAGACGAGCGCGTTCATTGGGAAGCGGGAGATGCTGTTTATATTCCTTCATGGGCTTGGCATAAACATCAAAACCTTAGTGATACTGAACCTGCAAAATACATCGCCTGCGAAAATGCTCCTCAGCTACAGAATCTGGGAGTTGCACTAAGGGAAGAAGAGGGAAGAGACCTTTAATTTCCAATTATTAAGGGATATTAAGACTGTAAGCCGGCTAAAGCACACCACTCATTAGTTCATTCATATTAAATCAGGCTCACCTTAATATCCTCTTAATGATTTATTTGAAAGATTTTATAACAAAGCAGATTTTATTTTAAAATAAAGAAAAAATATGAAAAACGTTCCATTTAAGGGAATTATAGCGTATCCCATCACTCCTTTTGATGAAAATGAAAAAGTAGACATTCCTCTTTTTAAACATTTGGTAGAAAGACTGATCACTTCCGGAAGCCACGGGATTGCTCCTTTGGGGAGTACAGGGGTAATGCCTTATCTGTCTGATGAAGAAAAAGAAGAAGTTACAGAAGCCACTTTACAGCAGGTAAAAGGAAGAATTCCGACTCTTGTTGGGGTTTCGAATCTTACAACGGAGAAAACAATTCACCATGCTCAGTTTGCAGAGAAAGCAGGAGCTGATGCAGTGATGATCATTCCGATGAGCTACTGGAAGCTTACCGATGACGAAATTGTAGCACATTATGATGCGGTAGCAAGTAAAATCTCCATTCCGATTATGGCTTACAATAATCCTGCAACAAGTGGAGTAGATATGTCTCCGGCTCTGTTGAAAAGACTGCTTGAAATTCCTAACGTTACGATGATCAAAGAAAGTACAGGGGATATTCAAAGGATGCATTGTCTGAGAAGAGAATTAGGAGAAGAAGTGGCATTCTATAACGGTTCAAATCCGTTGGCGTTAGCTGCATTTTCTGCGGGAGCAAGAGGATGGTGTACAGCGGGCCCCAATCTTATTCCTGAACTTAATATCGGTCTTTATAATGCCGTTGAAGAGGGTGATCTTGAAAAGGCAAAAAAGATTTTCTATCAACAGTTTGACCTTTTAAAATTTATTGTCAATAAAGGATTGCCTAGAGCCGTAAAATCTGGTCTTAATATTCTGGGTGAAGATGGCGGAAATTTGAGAAGTCCTTTAAAACCTCTACACGAAAAAGAAAGCGAAGAATTAAAAAATATTATCAAAACCCTTATTAATTAATACAATCTTATGAAAAAAAGCATTTTTTATCATGCAGGATGTCCTGTATGTACCAGCGCAGAACATGATATCGTAAACCTTATAGGTTTGGAAAATGTTGAAATTGTCCATCTAGGAAATGACAAAAGTAAAATTGAAGAGGCTGAAAAGGCTGGTATAAAGTCTGTACCTGCTTTGGTAACGCCTAACGGAAATGTTCTTCACATTAATTTCGGAGCATCCATGGAAGATGTAAAAAATTAGCATTATTAATCTTGTATAAAAGAATCTGTCTCAAAAGTAAAATACTTATTTATTGAGACAGATTCTTTTGTTTTTAACTGTTTGTATGAATAATGTGGAACTTTAAATGGTTGCATTTCCTTCTATACCATCAGCATTATTGGTTTTATATCCTGTTATCGCTGAAGCAACAAAGCTAAAGAGGCTGACCAGTTTTCCTGCTTTGGTATCCCAATAATAGGTTTCCTTAGGTTCTACACGGATAATGGAAACATTGGGGTCATCTTTTCCGTCAAACCAGGCTTTAGCCAAGGGAGACCATTTTTCCTCAATGGTAGCTTTATCTTTATAAACAGAGGCTTCTCCGTACACAGAAAGATATTGAGAATCACCATTATTCATGAAAAATAACTGTACTCTACGATCTTCTTTTATTTCAAAATTTTTATTGCTGGTTCCACTGCTGATGAACCAGAGATTCCCATGGTCATCTGTTTCCTGCAAGGTCATGGGCCTTGAACTGATAGGAGTTGTTTCCAATTCTGTACAGAACATGCATATTCGGGCATTTTCTGAGAGCTCTTTGATCTTTTTGATTGCTTCTAGATGAGTGAGATTTTGTGTTGACATAATATATTATTTTAAGTGATTGGTATTAATAATATTCAACAAAATGAAGAATAATAGGTACTAAAGCATTCAAATACCTGACCAAAAGGGAATAAAATGTGGTACCTGGATTTGATTTTTTTTAGAAAAGATAATTTTAAGGTATAATTTTATATTTCCTAGGATATTTAAAATGATAAGTTTTTATGTACATTTGAATATGCAGATTTCGCCTCCAAAACCTCTGAAATCCTTCATAAGACATTACATCTTCCTGGAAAATACGGAAAAGGATATTAAGAATGTAAGATTATTCAGTGATGGAAGCACCGGACTTATTTTATCCGGTGAGATGAATCTGTATTCTCATCTTTCAAAAGAACAAATGCCACTTTCGTTTTTTTATGGACCTTTAAGCAGTTATAAAGACTTTTATTCAAAAGGAAGATTTTCGTTAATTGCTGTAGTATTTCAGCCTTATTTTTTGAATACTCTTCTGAAATCTTCTGCAAAGGAAGTTCAGAATCAAATCATTTCAGTGGAAGATATATTAAAAAATAAGATGCAGCCTTTTCAGGAAAGCCTTTTTAATGGGGCAGATCCTTTATCGATCATCAATCATCTGAATGCTTTCTTTACCGGATTTGCTGAAGAAATAAAGTCAGATTACGGCTTTATAACGGCTGTTCAGCAATATATCCTTCTCAATAAAGGTGCTGTATCATTAAAAGAACTGGAAAAGTTTACAGGATATTCTGAACGACAGCTGGAACGGAAATTTGATCATGAGATAGGAATGTCTCCCAAAAAATACAGCAATATTATTAGACTTCATTATTTTTTAAGCCTCATTAATAAGGGGATTGACCATCAAAGTATGACAAAGCTTTCTTATGATGCCGGCTATTCTGATCAGTCACATCTTATCAGGGAGTTTAAAAACAATATCGGTCTTACTCCCAAACAATACCTGAATACTGAAAACAAATTGGCCGTAAATTTCATTGAACTATAAATCTTCATGTCGGTTTTATACAATTTTCTGAGAGTGCTGTGCTGTAGTTTTGCTGAAAAAAACAATGAATATTAAAATTTCAACAGCACAATTTGAAAACAGAAGTGGAGATAAGCAATATAATCTTTCTGTTATAGAAAAACTTGCTGCACAGGCTGCTTCCCAAGGTTCAAATGTGATTGCATTCCATGAATGTTCCATTACAGGATATACTTTTGCCCGAAAACTTTCCAGAGAGCAGCTTCTTGATATTGCGGAATGTATTCCTGATGGAGAAAGCATTCAAAGGCTGCAGCAAATTGCCACTCAGTATGATATTACGATTCTTACCGGACTTTTTGAAAAAGATGAACAAAACAACCTTTTCAAGGCCTATGTTTGTGTAGATAAAACCGGATTGAAAGCAAAATACAGAAAACTTCACCCATTCATCAATCCACATCTTACGCCAGGTAATGAATACTGTGTATTTGATATTTTGGGATGGAAGTGTGGAATTCTTATCTGCTATGATAACAATATTATTGAAAATGTAAGAGCAACCAGACTTTTGGGTGCTGAAATTATCTTCATGCCTCATGTGACCATGTGTACTCCGTCTACAAGGCCTGGAGCAGGTTTTGTAGATCCACAGCTTTGGGTAAAGAGGGAAACCGACCCTACTTCTCTACGTTTGGAATTTAATGGTATGAAAGGAAAGGACTGGCTGATGAAGTGGCTTCCATCAAGAGCTTATGATAATGGAGCTTATATTGTTTTTTCAAATCCTATAGGAATGGATGATGATCAGCTGAAGAACGGATGTTCCATGATTATTGATCCTTTTGGCGATGTCATTGCAGAATGCCGTTCATTTGATGACAGTTTTGAAACGGCAACCATCAATCCTGAAAAACTTACACAGGCAGGAGGTTACCGATATATTAAGGCACGCAGGCCGGAATTATACAGTGAAATTATTGGACAGGACCATTTCTCGGAACAGAAAGTGGTTTGGCTGGATGATAAAAGCAAGTAAAACGTAGAGAATTGCTTATTGTAAGGAAAAAAGCTTTTATGTTTTTAAATTTTCTCGCAGATTTTGATGTTTTAAAAATAATCTGCTCAATCAGCTAGATCTGCGAGAAACAAAAAATAATATACAGCATAAAATTTTATCAACGATAAAAGCCCTGCGCCTTAAAAAATAGTAAATTATTTAAAATCCTTGCGCCCTTGCGAAACCCAACAACCCTATATTCTATTTAAATTTCATAGATCTCAGCATCAGTAAATACAAAAAAAGTACTCTTTTTAGGGACGTTTTTGGTATCCAACCCTGTGAATTCACTGAAAGCCGGCAGCAATAATTGATTGCTAGTTAAAGCAAAGCAGGGTAGCCTTATGTTTTTTACGGCAGAGTTTAAAATAATTCCAGGATGAATATGTCCTGTAACTTGAAAACCAGACTTTGTTTTATCAAAATCATGAATAAAGGTAAATGAATCAATTTCCAGTAAGGGAGCTTTAAAATTCAGGCAAAGCTTCTTTTCCAGTGATCCTGAAATCCGGTCATGATTTCCTTCGATAAGATAAAATGAGAGGTCAGGATATTGGTTTCTCCATGTACAAAACTTGTCCACATCTGAATTATCACCTGCATGAATCAAATCTCCGACAACAATGAACTTTTCAGGCTGAAAATATTCAATCAAAGCGGATAATCTTTCCAGATCGCTCTTCATAATATGATTGGAAAGGGCAATTCCATTCTTACGGAAATGAGCGGTCTTTCCGATATGAAGATCAGAAAGAATTAATGCTTTTTCCTTTTCCCAAAATACTGCTCGCTGATTGGTTAGGGTAAAGGTTTCGTTTTGAATTACAATATTTTTTGTTGCAATAAACATTTATAAGATTATAGTTATGAATAGCTGAATTTCAGCTGTTTTTATCTGGGATACTTTTTACATCTCATAAAAGTTAGCTTTCTCGTTGGTGTACATGAAAATGTTCATCAAAAATATAGACAATGGGAATGCCTGTTGCTATTTCTCTTTCTGAAATTTCTTCAGGTGATAAATGTTCCAGATACATAATTTATGCACGAAGACTGTTTCCGTGGGCAACAATCAAAACATTTTCATCTTTTTTCAATAAGGGTACAATTTCTCTTTCAAAATAAGGAATCACTCTGTTATAGGTATCCTTAAGACTTTCACCTCCCGGCGGAACCACATCATAGGATCTGCGCCATATGTAAACCTGTTCATCTCCATATTTTTCTGCTGTTTCAGCCTTATTAAGTCCCTCAAGGTCTCCGTAGGAGCGTTCATTCAGCGCCTTATCCATAATAATGGGAATATCCGGGTTTCCTATTTCGTCAAGAATAATGGTGAGGGTGTGTTGAGCTCTGATCAATACTGAGGTAAAGGCAATATTTATCTTTTCTTTCCTCAGGGCAATTCCTGCTTTTTTAGCTTCATCAATTCCTGTTTCTGTTATATCAATATTCTGCCAGCCTGTAAATCTGTTTTCCAGATTCCAGAGTGACTGTCCGTGGCGGACTAAAAACAATTTTGCCATTATTTTAGTTTTATGGTGTTCTTCAAAGAAGATATTCTAAGGTACGAACTTATCGAGTGGAATTCACCATAAAGAATATGAATTTTTACATATTTTTAAACATTTCAGCTTTTTAAAAATTACAGTAAATGAGTCAATTTTAATTCTTTGAAAACCATTTCTTTAAAGATATCTGGATTTACATTTTTATCATCCTTTTAATTCTCGCATCCAAGCCTTCGCTGGAAAGGGTCTGCCTCAGGCTGTCTACTTTTATCGGGAAACTTAATGGGGTAAATGAACGCGAATGCTTTATAATAATTCTCGATTTTTCAATTCTTTTAAATGCTTCTACCAATCGCTGTTCCTGAAGCTGCATATTAAAAACTTCAGTATACGCCTGTCTGATTAAGAAATGACCGGAATCGTAATCTTCCAATACTTTAAAGATCAGTCCGGCTGAGCTTTGTAAGGATTTGTTGGAGCGTTGTTTCCCTGCATAATTTTGAATAACCATTCCTGAAATCACTGCAATATCCCGAAATTTTCTCCTTGCCATTTCTGCAGAATTGATGCTTGCAATGACGTCATTCATCAGATTGTCTCGGGTTAAAATTTGTTGTAGATTTTC containing:
- a CDS encoding AraC family transcriptional regulator — its product is MKCGLVEKTESQFVDTIEKEAYVWCEKDWKHDDYEHVHNRAQLTFVEDGYQYFHIDQKIYLVPQHHVIWVPSGKAHKITSEAKTVNLMVFLFKSVFEEEFYQNVQVFTAPPVLKEMLLYASKWNQSLVKNEEQDIFFSAILKSLPNFYKESNGLEIPVPGDTRLIPVCHEINANFKYNLDIDSLAEKAKMSVRSLQRIFKSETGITLQKYLQLTRILKSIELIDAQHYTLSEIAYKVGYQSLSAFTSSYFAVMKMKPKVIKD
- a CDS encoding Atu1372/SO_1960 family protein yields the protein MKKLCSFFILILLLNTTHIMAQNKAKVLVLIHSDNGGTYELAKDIAKGIESENNAVSTIKLVKASQNPTLKGLPVATVDELTAYDGIAFGSPVYFGNISTGMSEFLSKTVQLWTNHGLEGIPATVFMSAGSGAGKELALQAFWNSLAVHGMVLVSNGIRGNEELNKAIPQGNSVLGITSMASLKDVERPTKGEHHLAELQGKNFAKVALALKGTRPQKNISIVENHQNFNEVLKQKNIILPQVPKPAGNYQPFVRSGNLVFINQVALKDGKIFNAGKLGAEVNEQQVKDATKVTMLNVLSVLNEAVGGDLGKVKRCVQLTGIFNTKDDYTKHADLMNVASDLAVEVFGEKGKHARATFGASSIPVNSSVEIQAIFEVE
- a CDS encoding PLP-dependent aminotransferase family protein — its product is MLRPWKLEFEIDKKLGKAVYLQIADTIITDIRSGRLKPGDALPGSRNMAVMLKINRNTVVEAYQVLINEEWVISKERKGIFVSDKIPMLHSKGIHRISDALDQPMAGNGMIINFDDGHPDSKIAPVTELARAYRQIFSIKAKWQMMGYGNEHGDIEFRKMISQMLNHQRGMQIQENEISITRGSQMGMFLTAQSLLQSGDCVIVEDPGYQPAWQAFEYTGATLLPMPVDKEGINIEMIEKLLIQHKNIKAIYITPHRQYPTTVTLSLSRRLRLIELSNKHHITIIEDDYDNEFHFGYRPILPLSSFPELDHYVYVGTLSKVVAPALRIGYLATKNQDLLNKIGSLRKIIDVHGDVIMEQAVLQLIKEGAVKKHIKKATVHYKHKRDFVYRLLKEHMKDIADFTLPEGGLAFWIVPKAVLDWDEVTASLLEKNIKIIHPKQYSRDYVNGFRLSYGSLQEDQLEQSITIISEVLAKLSE
- a CDS encoding cupin domain-containing protein, which gives rise to MDKKQFSSKDFHKTYARPEFVKPTHLIHKNVENAGEHNQFSTERKHPVFFVDLPSKNVSMTIGGLLPAQQTNRHRHTYETVLFVLEGKGWTEVEDERVHWEAGDAVYIPSWAWHKHQNLSDTEPAKYIACENAPQLQNLGVALREEEGRDL
- a CDS encoding dihydrodipicolinate synthase family protein, producing MKNVPFKGIIAYPITPFDENEKVDIPLFKHLVERLITSGSHGIAPLGSTGVMPYLSDEEKEEVTEATLQQVKGRIPTLVGVSNLTTEKTIHHAQFAEKAGADAVMIIPMSYWKLTDDEIVAHYDAVASKISIPIMAYNNPATSGVDMSPALLKRLLEIPNVTMIKESTGDIQRMHCLRRELGEEVAFYNGSNPLALAAFSAGARGWCTAGPNLIPELNIGLYNAVEEGDLEKAKKIFYQQFDLLKFIVNKGLPRAVKSGLNILGEDGGNLRSPLKPLHEKESEELKNIIKTLIN
- a CDS encoding thioredoxin family protein, whose amino-acid sequence is MKKSIFYHAGCPVCTSAEHDIVNLIGLENVEIVHLGNDKSKIEEAEKAGIKSVPALVTPNGNVLHINFGASMEDVKN
- a CDS encoding pyridoxamine 5'-phosphate oxidase family protein; this encodes MSTQNLTHLEAIKKIKELSENARICMFCTELETTPISSRPMTLQETDDHGNLWFISSGTSNKNFEIKEDRRVQLFFMNNGDSQYLSVYGEASVYKDKATIEEKWSPLAKAWFDGKDDPNVSIIRVEPKETYYWDTKAGKLVSLFSFVASAITGYKTNNADGIEGNATI
- a CDS encoding helix-turn-helix domain-containing protein, which produces MISFYVHLNMQISPPKPLKSFIRHYIFLENTEKDIKNVRLFSDGSTGLILSGEMNLYSHLSKEQMPLSFFYGPLSSYKDFYSKGRFSLIAVVFQPYFLNTLLKSSAKEVQNQIISVEDILKNKMQPFQESLFNGADPLSIINHLNAFFTGFAEEIKSDYGFITAVQQYILLNKGAVSLKELEKFTGYSERQLERKFDHEIGMSPKKYSNIIRLHYFLSLINKGIDHQSMTKLSYDAGYSDQSHLIREFKNNIGLTPKQYLNTENKLAVNFIEL
- a CDS encoding nitrilase family protein; protein product: MNIKISTAQFENRSGDKQYNLSVIEKLAAQAASQGSNVIAFHECSITGYTFARKLSREQLLDIAECIPDGESIQRLQQIATQYDITILTGLFEKDEQNNLFKAYVCVDKTGLKAKYRKLHPFINPHLTPGNEYCVFDILGWKCGILICYDNNIIENVRATRLLGAEIIFMPHVTMCTPSTRPGAGFVDPQLWVKRETDPTSLRLEFNGMKGKDWLMKWLPSRAYDNGAYIVFSNPIGMDDDQLKNGCSMIIDPFGDVIAECRSFDDSFETATINPEKLTQAGGYRYIKARRPELYSEIIGQDHFSEQKVVWLDDKSK
- the pdeM gene encoding ligase-associated DNA damage response endonuclease PdeM; the encoded protein is MFIATKNIVIQNETFTLTNQRAVFWEKEKALILSDLHIGKTAHFRKNGIALSNHIMKSDLERLSALIEYFQPEKFIVVGDLIHAGDNSDVDKFCTWRNQYPDLSFYLIEGNHDRISGSLEKKLCLNFKAPLLEIDSFTFIHDFDKTKSGFQVTGHIHPGIILNSAVKNIRLPCFALTSNQLLLPAFSEFTGLDTKNVPKKSTFFVFTDAEIYEI